A single region of the Malaclemys terrapin pileata isolate rMalTer1 chromosome 2, rMalTer1.hap1, whole genome shotgun sequence genome encodes:
- the LOC128830809 gene encoding zinc finger protein 585A-like: MIALLVRELPASSAPRNWTMEKLTVIKVEVETLLKQPREKMYTCTICGDSFNHKGVLATHQKTHKEEMLVENQEQEGSAVTAGKQTSQQASRRAEEASHEGMNQQGDLLVPKESLQKAKPYSCTDCEKSFKMKVDLTKHLRTHTGERPFPCTECGKRFITKSQLKEHQRIHTGERPYQCSECGKCFTQKSQLIVHRRIHTGEKPYKCGSCQKSFVDKSQLVAHHRIHTGDRPFKCGLCARGFRQKITLIKHQRVHTGEGARRHGGPYTGNASQLIVPESTPDGEKIFRCGTCGKEFKKKSILVTHQRIHTGEEPYHCAECGKRFRQKIHLIRHQRTHARGEAHVCVECGDGFSSKGQLLRHQRCQHQSEGPHTCPECGRSFSQKVGLMAHQRVHEREKGDGSVAATEGSPGEAADGRLPAKNGKGSSHPGDLTAPCKSQVYTCTQCGKMFTKKGNFANHQRAHTEERAHRCGVCGKKFTKRGELTKHERIHTGERPYVCGDCGKRFTQRTQLVTHQRIHTGEKPYPCADCGKRFIDKSRLTVHRRIHTGDRPFQCAACGKGFRQKIALIKHHRVHERGRPDGEVSGGKEHKCPQCGRGFGTKENLASHQRLHTTERPFKCGECGKSFTQKAQLVVHQRIHTGERPFRCTDCHKGFIDKSRLIVHRRIHTGERPFKCTACGRAFTQKIALTTHQRVHMREHEAAREPNKYSERGENDAGKAEPGEEWPFPCNVCGRGFRKEIALITHQRVHTKYEPNRCSKCGQVFPDKAQLLLHQPSHAEDRPFKCNTCGKDFKRKEILITHQRIHTGEVPFKCTECGKSFSQKANLMKHQLTHTRRGPFICSECGQSYTTLGHFKRHQRNHLRKREGKDLAEEQDADGLPETGVHNGPIIVVKTEVNTDDYEVLQVP, encoded by the coding sequence ATGATCGCTCTTCTTGTGCGTGAGCTTCCTGCCAGCTCAGCCCCGAGAAACTGGACGATGGAGAAGCTGACGGTTATTAAGGTGGAAGTGGAAACTCTTCTCAAGCAACCCCGGGAGAAGATGTACACTTGCACGATCTGCGGGGACAGCTTTAATCACAAGGGCGTCCTAGCCACGCACCAGAAGACCCACAAGGAGGAGATGCTGGTGGAGAACCAGGAGCAGGAGGGAAGTGCCGTCACAGCAGGAAAGCAAACAAGCCAGCAAGCCAGCAGAAGGGCAGAGGAGGCCAGCCATGAAGGCATGAACCAGCAGGGAGATCTCTTGGTGCCGAAGGAATCCTTGCAGAAAGCAAAGCCCTACTCTTGCACCGACTGTGAGAAGAGCTTCAAGATGAAGGTGGACCTCACCAAGCACCTCAGgacccacacaggggagaggccttTCCCGTGCACGGAGTGCGGGAAGAGGTTCATCACCAAATCGCAGCTGAAGGAGCACCAGAGGATCCACACCGGGGAGCGACCTTACCAGTGCTCCGAGTGCGGGAAATGCTTCACGCAGAAGTCACAGCTCATTGTTCACCGGAGGATCCACACTGGCGAGAAGCCCTACAAGTGCGGCAGCTGCCAGAAGAGCTTTGTGGACAAGTCGCAGCTGGTCGCCCACCACCGTATCCACACAGGTGACCGCCCCTTCAAGTGCGGGTTGTGCGCCAGGGGGTTCCGCCAGAAGATCACCCTCATTAAACACCAGAGGGTCCACACCGGGGAGGGGGCGCGGCGGCATGGCGGGCCCTATACTGGCAACGCCTCACAGCTCATTGTTCCCGAGTCGACGCCGGACGGGGAGAAGATATTCCGATGCGGCACGTGTGGAAAAGAGTTCAAGAAGAAGTCGATCCTGGTGACCCACCAGAGGATCCACACCGGGGAGGAACCCTACCATTGCGCCGAGTGCGGGAAGCGCTTCCGGCAGAAGATCCACCTGATCCGCCATCAGAGGACCCACGCCAGGGGGGAGGCCCACGTCTGTGTCGAGTGCGGGGACGGCTTCAGCAGCAAGGGGCAGCTGCTGAGGCACCAGCGGTGCCAGCACCAGAGCGAGGGACCCCACACGTGTCCTGAGTGTGGGAGAAGCTTTAGCCAGAAGGTAGGCCTCATGGCACACCAGAGAGTCCatgagagggagaagggagatggGAGCGTGGCCGCCACTGAGGGGAGCCCTGGTGAGGCGGCAGACGGGAGGCTGCCTGCCAAAAACGGCAAAGGCAGCAGCCATCCGGGGGACCTGACGGCGCCTTGTAAGAGCCAGGTCTATACCTGCACCCAGTGTGGCAAGATGTTCACCAAGAAAGGGAACTTTGCCAACCACCAGCGGGCCCACACGGAGGAACGGGCGCACCGGTGTGGCGTTTGCGGCAAGAAGTTCACCAAGAGGGGGGAGCTGACCAAGCACGAGCGGATCCACACAGGCGAGAGGCCGTATGTCTGCGGCGACTGTGGCAAGCGCTTCACCCAGCGCACCCAGCTGGTCACccaccagcgcatccacaccgGCGAGAAGCCCTACCCCTGCGCCGACTGCGGCAAGCGCTTCATCGACAAGTCCCGGCTGACGGTGCACCGGCGTATCCACACCGGCGACCGGCCCTTCCAGTGCGCCGCCTGCGGCAAGGGCTTCCGCCAGAAGATCGCCCTCATTAAGCATCACCGAGTCCACGAGAGAGGCCGTCCGGATGGGGAGGTCTCGGGGGGGAAGGAGCATAAATGCCCCCAGTGCGGCAGAGGCTTTGGCACCAAGGAGAACCTGGCCAGCCACCAGCGGCTCCACACCACCGAGAGGCCCTTCAAGTGCGGCgagtgtgggaagagcttcacGCAGAAAGCCCAGCTGGTGGTgcaccagcgcatccacaccggggagcgccCCTTCCGCTGCACTGACTGCCACAAGGGCTTCATCGACAAGTCCCGGCTCATCGTCCACCGCCGGATCCACACTGGCGAGCGGCCCTTCAAGTGCACGGCCTGTGGGAGGGCCTTCACCCAGAAAATTGCCCTGACCACCCACCAGAGAGTCCACATGAGGGAGCACGAGGCCGCCCGGGAGCCCAACAAATACTCCGAGCGCGGGGAGAACGACGCAGGCAAGGCCGAGCCAGGTGAGGAGTGGCCCTTCCCCTGCAACGTGTGCGGCCGGGGTTTCCGCAAGGAGATAGCCCTCATCACCCACCAGCGGGTCCACACCAAGTACGAACCCAACAGGTGCAGCAAGTGCGGCCAGGTCTTCCCTGACAAGGCCCAGCTGCTCCTGCATCAGCCCTCCCACGCGGAGGACCGGCCCTTTAAATGCAACACCTGCGGAAAAGATTTCAAGCGGAAAGAGATCCTGATCAcccaccagagaatccacacgggagaggtGCCTTTCAAATGCaccgagtgcgggaaaagcttctcCCAGAAAGCCAACCTCATGAAACACCAGCTCACCCACACCCGGAGGGGCCCCTTCATCTGCTCTGAGTGTGGGCAGAGCTACACCACCTTGGGGCATTTTAAAAGGCACCAGAGGAACCATCTGAGAAAGCGGGAGGGGAAAGACTTGGCAGAGGAGCAGGATGCAGACGGGCTGCCGGAGACGGGCGTGCACAACGGGCCCATCATCGTGGTCAAGACAGAAGTCAATACAGACGACTATGAGGTCCTGCAGGTCCCATGA